One window of the Halobacteriovorax sp. JY17 genome contains the following:
- a CDS encoding heparinase II/III family protein, which produces MTLKQYFKRALSLPPHILILKVYQHLIFRLKSYFVQIKDIILPTSSSNYSNVDFTSLFSNAPDTKLIKTSFPQLDGILKKTTNHEFNLLGSNWVKVEYGMDVNGIMGIKYDMQTKFPPRPSNFEWIRKSINFANRTNSNKIWKFISKEYNPIDWHIDFKSGYRWNPKIWWFRIPYGHRDGVDIKVPWELSRCQHFPWLALAYGKTLKDNNKQKAETLAIEFQNQILDFIATNPPKFGVNWRCPMDVAIRAANWVYAYDIFRLYGWEPSQEVKNILANSLYDHGVFIYSNLEIGTDKFRGNHYLADICGLAFIAAFLPKSPTTNYWLNFSFKALKEEMDYQFFDDGSNFEGSTAYHRLSAEMMLYTSLLFDNLALDKKEVIGDISFDEKYLQKLYLMSQFSQDITRQDGNICQIGDNDSGRFIKIQPDFISNTLEENHLSQSNLINIIQAFFKISKSCLNSDWIYRNTKQNIPLQKNEEYHQIDNLLSFKNLFSEEIFKYIKVVIEQSHLSSAPKDFSSTDYEFELSCKSDLEIKQYQKFGLYIFKNKDFFLSFRCGKVGQKERGGHDHNDQLSIEIFSDTLKIEDPGTGLYTPFPEIRNKYRSISSHFGPQVYKDKKLIEPGKLDQGLFSLNSKQSSEVIYFNKKVCIGYNRKLQTIRFLIVHEKKILIRDLSINKSYKIQLFTFNDNLKLSRGYGLFINSNTNNS; this is translated from the coding sequence ATGACTTTAAAACAATACTTTAAACGCGCACTTTCTCTGCCGCCACACATTTTAATTCTTAAGGTCTACCAGCATCTAATATTTCGCTTAAAGTCTTATTTTGTTCAAATAAAAGATATCATATTACCTACCTCTTCTTCAAACTATAGTAACGTTGATTTTACTTCTTTATTTTCTAACGCACCTGACACTAAACTAATAAAGACATCCTTTCCACAACTTGATGGAATTCTAAAAAAAACAACTAATCATGAGTTTAATCTACTTGGCTCAAATTGGGTGAAGGTCGAGTACGGAATGGATGTAAATGGAATCATGGGAATAAAGTATGATATGCAAACCAAATTCCCGCCTAGACCAAGCAATTTTGAATGGATAAGAAAATCCATTAATTTTGCCAACAGAACGAACAGTAATAAGATATGGAAATTTATTTCAAAAGAGTATAACCCTATCGACTGGCATATCGACTTTAAGTCTGGATATAGATGGAACCCAAAAATATGGTGGTTTAGAATTCCTTATGGTCATAGAGATGGTGTCGACATAAAAGTCCCATGGGAGCTATCTAGATGTCAGCATTTTCCCTGGCTAGCTCTAGCTTATGGCAAAACTCTCAAAGATAATAATAAGCAAAAAGCAGAAACTCTAGCTATTGAGTTTCAAAATCAAATTCTTGACTTCATTGCGACAAATCCTCCTAAATTTGGAGTTAACTGGCGCTGCCCAATGGATGTTGCAATTCGAGCAGCAAACTGGGTTTATGCATATGATATTTTCAGGCTATATGGATGGGAGCCCTCTCAAGAAGTAAAAAATATACTTGCAAACTCTCTCTATGATCATGGTGTATTTATTTATTCAAATCTTGAAATTGGCACTGATAAGTTCAGAGGCAACCACTATCTTGCTGATATCTGTGGCCTCGCTTTTATAGCAGCCTTTCTCCCAAAAAGTCCTACCACAAATTACTGGCTAAATTTCTCTTTTAAGGCTTTAAAAGAAGAAATGGACTACCAATTTTTTGATGATGGATCTAACTTTGAAGGCTCTACTGCTTATCATCGACTTTCAGCTGAAATGATGCTTTACACATCACTCCTTTTTGACAACCTTGCCCTTGATAAAAAAGAAGTTATTGGTGACATTTCATTCGATGAAAAATACCTTCAAAAGCTCTACCTTATGTCACAATTTTCTCAAGATATAACTCGGCAAGATGGAAATATTTGCCAAATTGGCGATAATGACAGTGGACGGTTTATAAAGATACAACCGGACTTTATTTCAAATACTCTTGAAGAAAATCATCTTAGCCAGAGTAATCTTATTAATATTATTCAAGCCTTTTTTAAAATTTCAAAAAGCTGCTTAAATTCGGACTGGATTTATAGAAATACGAAACAAAATATTCCCCTTCAAAAAAACGAAGAATATCATCAAATTGACAATCTTCTCTCTTTTAAAAATCTATTTTCAGAAGAAATCTTTAAGTACATTAAAGTAGTAATAGAACAAAGTCATCTTTCCTCTGCACCTAAAGACTTTTCATCAACTGACTACGAATTTGAATTATCCTGTAAGTCTGACCTAGAAATTAAACAGTACCAAAAATTTGGCCTCTATATTTTTAAAAATAAAGATTTCTTCCTATCCTTCAGATGTGGAAAAGTTGGTCAAAAAGAAAGAGGTGGCCATGATCATAACGATCAACTCTCAATTGAGATTTTTAGCGACACTTTAAAGATTGAGGATCCAGGAACAGGACTTTATACTCCATTTCCAGAAATTCGAAATAAATATAGGAGTATCTCTTCTCATTTTGGCCCACAGGTCTATAAAGATAAAAAGCTAATTGAACCAGGAAAGCTAGATCAAGGCCTATTTTCCTTAAACTCAAAACAAAGTAGTGAGGTTATTTACTTTAATAAGAAAGTTTGTATCGGGTACAACAGAAAACTACAAACAATTAGATTTCTCATCGTTCA